One Drosophila virilis strain 15010-1051.87 chromosome 5, Dvir_AGI_RSII-ME, whole genome shotgun sequence DNA window includes the following coding sequences:
- the ZnT49B gene encoding proton-coupled zinc antiporter SLC30A9, mitochondrial, translated as MLMRGVLLLHRKQQQFTRAASLWGRQHLHFGSWSYGLQCNECAPLRLQARSRLGGGGGGGGEFNTNYWSMQVRCTASGDKGHDLKDLTPKASADKPDQKNLDCKDKKMPVIQTKNFEIKTSKGILSITTTIEDSKINEIVFEKTELSPVAKLNEPAINVMPMSNTSGMEKATPPSSAPSPPAPTAHVLIRKDDVERPPSLVPPAPSATTTPTPKRPRFDYRMSLERNFVTPARALSDFMLTLSDLEKLPKIKRRSPYEQEPPMTVYWRRDVEAKALEVWGSKEGIVRERLKREVERKQYQQNVFTVKRRLRDYRREVGSRTKGLVDNNTNAEKSGQVVATAIAINAANLLFKTGGWMYSGSHSMFAEVIHSLADLINQLILAFGIYKSSQLPDTDHPYGYMNMRYVSSLISGVGIFCVGSGLSIYHGIEGILHPQPITDLFWVYCILAGSLVSEGATLMVAINELKRSAKVNNMSFKDYVIAGKDPCVNVVLCEDAAAVAGVMIAAGCMGLSSYTGSHIFDAAGSLAIGVLLGAVASFIIYTNANALVGVSISMDRLEKINAALEADVMIRAIYDVKGIDIGNGRVRYKAELDFDGRELTRSYLDKQDLNKLLAIVRGFRNVDDLEGFLLDQGESIVDLMGGEIDRIEMNLRTHFPEIRHVDLEIL; from the exons ATGTTGATGCGCggcgtgttgctgttgcatcgcaaacaacaacagttcaCGCGAGCCGCAAGCTTATGGGGGCGCCAACATCTACACTTTGGCTCGTGGTCCTATGGCCTGCAATGCAATGAATGCGCGCCACTGCGTCTACAAGCACGCAGTCGCCTGggtggaggaggaggcggAGGAGGAGAATTCAACACCAATTACTGGTCCATGCAGGTGCGATGCACCGCAAGCGGAGACAAGGGCCATGATCTTAAAGACCTGACCCCGAAAGCTTCTGCAGACAAACCTGATCAGAAAAACCTGGACTGCAAAGATAAAAAAATGCCCGTCATACAGACGAAGAACTTTGAAATAAAAACCTCCAAGGGCATACTCTCAATTACCACGACCATTGAGGATTCGAAGATCAATGAAATTGTATTCGAAAAGACGGAGTTGTCGCCGGTTGCCAAGCTGAACGAACCCGCCATAAACGTAATGCCCATGTCGAATACATCAGGCATGGAAAAGGCCACTCCGCCATCCAGCGCACCATCTCCACCAGCGCCAACCGCTCATGTGCTGATCCGTAAGGATGACGTAGAAAGACCGCCATCGTTAGTGCCACCAGCGCCATCAGCGACAACCACGCCGACGCCAAAGCGACCGCGCTTTGATTACCGCATGTCACTGGAGCGGAATTTTGTGACTCCCGCGCGAGCCTTATCTGATTTTATGCTAACCCTCTCGGATCTGGAGAAACTTCCCAAAATCAAGCGGCGCTCGCCCTACGAACAGGAACCGCCCATGACCGTTTACTGGCGACGCGATGTCGAGGCCAAAGCGCTAGAAGTGTGGGGCTCGAAGGAAGGCATTGTTCGGGAACGACTCAAGCGCGAGGTGGAGCGCAAACAGTATCAGCAGA ATGTGTTTACGGTGAAGCGGCGACTGCGTGACTATCGACGAGAGGTGGGCTCACGCACAAAAGGGCTGGTAGATAATAATACGAATGCGGAGAAGTCTGGTCAAGTGGTGGCCACGGCCATTGCTAT CAATGCAGCCAATCTGCTGTTTAAGACAGGCGGTTGGATGTATAGCGGATCGCACAGCATGTTTGCGGAGGTCATACACTCGCTGGCAGATCTGATCAATCAGCTAATACTGGCCTTTGGCATATACAAGTCATCACAGTTACCCGATACGGATCATCCCTATGGCTATATGAACATGCGCTACGTCTCCTCACTCATCTCTGGCGTTGGCATCTTCTGCGTGGGCAGCGGCTTATCCATATACCATGGCATCGAGGGCATTCTGCATCCGCAGCCCATCACAGATCTCTTTTGGGTTTATTGTATACTCGCAGGCTCGCTTGTTTCCGAGGGCGCCACGCTGATGGTGGCCATCAATGAATTGAAGCGCTCagcaaaagtaaataatatgagTTTCAAAGATTATG TTATTGCCGGCAAGGATCCCTGCGTAAATGTGGTGCTCTgcgaagatgctgcagctgtggCTGGTGTCATGATTGCTGCCGGCTGCATGGGCCTGAGTAGTTACACAGGCTCACATATTTTTGATGCGGCGGGCTCGTTAGCTATTGGTGTGCTGTTGGGTGCTGTTGCTTCCTTTATCATTTACACAAATGCCAATGCGCTAGTGGGCGTCTCCATATCCATGGATCGTTTGGAGAAGATCAATGCGGCGCTAGAGGCTGATGTGATGATTCGCGCTATTTACGATGTCAAAGGCATAGACATTGGCAATGGTCGAGTGCGATATAAG GCTGAGCTAGACTTTGATGGACGCGAACTAACGCGTTCGTATTTGGACAAACAAGATTTGAACAAGCTGCTAGCG ATTGTGCGAGGCTTTCGTAATGTCGATGATCTGGAGGGTTTCCTGCTCGACCAGGGCGAAAGCATTGTGGACCTGATGGGTGGAGAAATTGATCGCATCGAAATGAATCTGCGC ACACATTTTCCAGAAATACGTCACGTCGATCTTGAAATACTCTAA
- the resilin gene encoding pro-resilin isoform X1, producing MFKLFGLTLLLTAAVLARPEPPVNSYLPPSPGDSYGAPGQGQGQGQGGFGGKPSDSYGAPGAGNGNGNGRPSSSYGAPGQGQGQGGFGGKPSDSYGAPGAGNGNGNGRPSSSYGAPGQGQGQGGFGGRPSSSYGAPGQGQGGFGGKPSDTYGAPGAGNGNGRPSSSYGAPGQGQGGIGGKPSDSYGAPGAGNGNGNGRPSSSYGAPGQGQGGFGGKPSDTYGAPGAGNGNGRPSSSYGAPGQGQGGFGGKPSDTYGAPGAGNGNGNGRPSSSYGAPGQGQGGFGGKPSDTYGAPGAGNGNGRPSSSYGAPGQGQGQGGFGGKPSDSYGPPASGAGAGGAGGPGAGGGGDYDNDEPAKYEFNYQVEDAPSGLSFGHSEMRDGDFTTGQYNVLLPDGRKQIVEYEADQQGYRPQVRYEGDANGNGGPGGAGGPGGQDLGQNGYSSGRPGGQDLGQGGYSNGRPGGQDLGQNGYSGGRPGGQDLGQNGYSGGRPGGQDLGQNGYSGGRPGGQDLGQNGYSGGRPGGQDLGQNGYSGGRPGGQDLGQNGYSGGRPGGNGGSDGGRVIIGGRVIGQDGGDGQGYSSGRPNGQDGGFGQDNTDGRGYSSGKPGQGRNGNGNSFGPGGQNGDNDGSGYRY from the exons ATGTTCAAATTATTTGGCTTAACGCTGTTGTTGACGGCGGCGGTGCTGGCACGCCCCGAGCCGCCAGTGAACTCCTATCTGCCGCCCTCGCCCGGAGATAGCTACGGTGCGCCGGGtcagggacagggacagggacagggtGGCTTTGGCGGCAAGCCCTCCGATAGCTATGGTGCTCCTGGtgctggcaacggcaacggcaacggacGTCCCTCGAGCAGCTATGGCGCTCCTGGTCAGGGACAGGGTCAGGGAGGCTTTGGCGGCAAGCCCTCCGATAGCTATGGCGCTCCTGGAGCTGGCAATGGTAACGGCAACGGTCGTCCCTCGAGCAGCTACGGTGCTCCCGGTCAGGGACAAGGACAAGGCGGTTTCGGCGGGCGTCCTTCAAGCAGCTATGGCGCTCCTGGTCAGGGACAAGGCGGATTCGGAGGCAAGCCCTCGGATACCTATGGTGCTCCTGGTGCTGGCAACGGAAATGGACGTCCCTCGAGCAGCTATGGCGCTCCTGGTCAGGGACAAGGCGGAATTGGTGGAAAGCCTTCAGATTCTTATGGTGCTCCTGGTGCTGgaaatggcaacggcaacggacGTCCTTCGAGCAGCTACGGTGCTCCTGGTCAGGGACAAGGTGGTTTTGGCGGCAAACCCTCGGATACCTATGGTGCTCCCGGTGCTGGTAATGGCAATGGTCGTCCCTCGAGCAGCTACGGCGCACCCGGTCAGGGACAAGGCGGCTTTGGTGGCAAACCTTCAGACACATACGGCGCCCCAGGTgctggcaatggcaacggcaatggTCGTCCCTCGAGCAGCTATGGTGCACCTGGCCAAGGACAAGGCGGTTTTGGTGGCAAGCCCTCGGATACCTATGGTGCTCCCGGTGCTGGTAATGGCAATGGTCGTCCCTCGAGCAGCTACGGCGCACCCGGTCAGGGTCAAGGACAGGGTGGTTTCGGTGGCAAGCCCTCCGACTCATATGGTCCTCCCGCATCAGGTGCTGGCGCCGGCGGCGCTGGTGGCCCcggtgctggtggtggtggtgacTATGACAACGAT GAGCCAGCTAAATACGAATTTAATTACCAAGTTGAGGACGCTCCAAGTGGGCTCTCATTTGGGCATTCAGAGATGCGCGACGGTGACTTCACCACCGGCCAGTACAATGTTCTGTTGCCCGATGGAAGGAAGCAA ATCGTTGAGTACGAGGCGGATCAGCAGGGCTACCGTCCACAGGTACGCTACGAGGGcgatgccaatggcaatggtGGTCCTGGTGGTGCTGGCGGTCCTGGCGGTCAGGATTTGGGTCAGAATGGTTACTCCAGCGGTCGTCCAGGCGGTCAGGATCTGGGTCAGGGTGGTTACTCCAACGGACGTCCAGGCGGTCAGGATTTGGGTCAGAATGGTTACTCTGGTGGTCGCCCCGGCGGTCAAGACTTGGGACAGAATGGCTACTCCGGCGGTCGTCCAGGTGGTCAAGATTTAGGTCAAAATGGCTACTCCGGCGGTCGTCCAGGTGGTCAGGATCTGGGTCAAAATGGCTACTCCGGTGGTCGTCCAGGTGGTCAGGATCTGGGTCAAAATGGTTACTCCGGCGGTCGTCCCGGTGGTCAAGATTTAGGTCAAAATGGCTATTCCGGCGGTCGTCCAGGCGGCAATGGTGGCTCCGACGGCGGCCGCGTAATCATCGGTGGACGCGTGATTGGCCAGGACGGTGGTGATGGCCAGGGTTACTCGAGTGGCCGTCCCAACGGACAAGATGGCGGCTTTGGACAGGACAACACGGACGGTCGGGGCTACTCCAGCGGCAAGCCAGGCCAGGGACgcaacggcaatggcaacagctTCGGACCCGGTGGCCAGAATGGCGACAACGATGGCAGCGGCTacagatactag
- the resilin gene encoding pro-resilin isoform X2: MFKLFGLTLLLTAAVLARPEPPVNSYLPPSPGDSYGAPGQGQGQGQGGFGGKPSDSYGAPGAGNGNGNGRPSSSYGAPGQGQGQGGFGGKPSDSYGAPGAGNGNGNGRPSSSYGAPGQGQGQGGFGGRPSSSYGAPGQGQGGFGGKPSDTYGAPGAGNGNGRPSSSYGAPGQGQGGIGGKPSDSYGAPGAGNGNGNGRPSSSYGAPGQGQGGFGGKPSDTYGAPGAGNGNGRPSSSYGAPGQGQGGFGGKPSDTYGAPGAGNGNGNGRPSSSYGAPGQGQGGFGGKPSDTYGAPGAGNGNGRPSSSYGAPGQGQGQGGFGGKPSDSYGPPASGAGAGGAGGPGAGGGGDYDNDIVEYEADQQGYRPQVRYEGDANGNGGPGGAGGPGGQDLGQNGYSSGRPGGQDLGQGGYSNGRPGGQDLGQNGYSGGRPGGQDLGQNGYSGGRPGGQDLGQNGYSGGRPGGQDLGQNGYSGGRPGGQDLGQNGYSGGRPGGQDLGQNGYSGGRPGGNGGSDGGRVIIGGRVIGQDGGDGQGYSSGRPNGQDGGFGQDNTDGRGYSSGKPGQGRNGNGNSFGPGGQNGDNDGSGYRY, translated from the exons ATGTTCAAATTATTTGGCTTAACGCTGTTGTTGACGGCGGCGGTGCTGGCACGCCCCGAGCCGCCAGTGAACTCCTATCTGCCGCCCTCGCCCGGAGATAGCTACGGTGCGCCGGGtcagggacagggacagggacagggtGGCTTTGGCGGCAAGCCCTCCGATAGCTATGGTGCTCCTGGtgctggcaacggcaacggcaacggacGTCCCTCGAGCAGCTATGGCGCTCCTGGTCAGGGACAGGGTCAGGGAGGCTTTGGCGGCAAGCCCTCCGATAGCTATGGCGCTCCTGGAGCTGGCAATGGTAACGGCAACGGTCGTCCCTCGAGCAGCTACGGTGCTCCCGGTCAGGGACAAGGACAAGGCGGTTTCGGCGGGCGTCCTTCAAGCAGCTATGGCGCTCCTGGTCAGGGACAAGGCGGATTCGGAGGCAAGCCCTCGGATACCTATGGTGCTCCTGGTGCTGGCAACGGAAATGGACGTCCCTCGAGCAGCTATGGCGCTCCTGGTCAGGGACAAGGCGGAATTGGTGGAAAGCCTTCAGATTCTTATGGTGCTCCTGGTGCTGgaaatggcaacggcaacggacGTCCTTCGAGCAGCTACGGTGCTCCTGGTCAGGGACAAGGTGGTTTTGGCGGCAAACCCTCGGATACCTATGGTGCTCCCGGTGCTGGTAATGGCAATGGTCGTCCCTCGAGCAGCTACGGCGCACCCGGTCAGGGACAAGGCGGCTTTGGTGGCAAACCTTCAGACACATACGGCGCCCCAGGTgctggcaatggcaacggcaatggTCGTCCCTCGAGCAGCTATGGTGCACCTGGCCAAGGACAAGGCGGTTTTGGTGGCAAGCCCTCGGATACCTATGGTGCTCCCGGTGCTGGTAATGGCAATGGTCGTCCCTCGAGCAGCTACGGCGCACCCGGTCAGGGTCAAGGACAGGGTGGTTTCGGTGGCAAGCCCTCCGACTCATATGGTCCTCCCGCATCAGGTGCTGGCGCCGGCGGCGCTGGTGGCCCcggtgctggtggtggtggtgacTATGACAACGAT ATCGTTGAGTACGAGGCGGATCAGCAGGGCTACCGTCCACAGGTACGCTACGAGGGcgatgccaatggcaatggtGGTCCTGGTGGTGCTGGCGGTCCTGGCGGTCAGGATTTGGGTCAGAATGGTTACTCCAGCGGTCGTCCAGGCGGTCAGGATCTGGGTCAGGGTGGTTACTCCAACGGACGTCCAGGCGGTCAGGATTTGGGTCAGAATGGTTACTCTGGTGGTCGCCCCGGCGGTCAAGACTTGGGACAGAATGGCTACTCCGGCGGTCGTCCAGGTGGTCAAGATTTAGGTCAAAATGGCTACTCCGGCGGTCGTCCAGGTGGTCAGGATCTGGGTCAAAATGGCTACTCCGGTGGTCGTCCAGGTGGTCAGGATCTGGGTCAAAATGGTTACTCCGGCGGTCGTCCCGGTGGTCAAGATTTAGGTCAAAATGGCTATTCCGGCGGTCGTCCAGGCGGCAATGGTGGCTCCGACGGCGGCCGCGTAATCATCGGTGGACGCGTGATTGGCCAGGACGGTGGTGATGGCCAGGGTTACTCGAGTGGCCGTCCCAACGGACAAGATGGCGGCTTTGGACAGGACAACACGGACGGTCGGGGCTACTCCAGCGGCAAGCCAGGCCAGGGACgcaacggcaatggcaacagctTCGGACCCGGTGGCCAGAATGGCGACAACGATGGCAGCGGCTacagatactag
- the LOC6625551 gene encoding arylsulfatase B — MQMKQLFTMQLHLQLQLCLLLIGYVVAQPHIIFILADDLGFNDVGFRGSAQIPTPNIDALAYSGLILNRYYVNPICTPSRSALMTGKYPIHTGMQHTVLYAAEPRGLPLDLKILPQYLNDLGYTSHIAGKWHLGHWQRVYTPLYRGFSSHVGYWSGHHDYNDHTAVEHGYWGLDMRNGTEVAYDLHGQYSTDVITQHSLNVISKHNATKGPLFLYVAHAAVHSGNPYNPLPVKDDAVRRLDTIQHYKRRKYAALVTAMDESVGKIVEQLRKSRMLETSIIVFSTDNGGPAEGFNSNFASNYPLRGVKNTLWEGGVRGAALLWSPQLTKRPRTAEQTMHIVDWLPTLVEAAGGEAALAKLGTAKLDGISLWQALLKNETSPRKSVLHNIDDIWGSAALSVGDWKLVKGTNYNGSWDGWYGPAGMRNPHDYDWQSVAKSATGQAMQQLKMLPKTADMIRLREAANVICKDANPKDAPHIACNPLSEPCLFNVREDPCEQRNQAKQHPKVLELLLKELQLLNATAVPPANKPDDPRADPRLWNHTWTNFGDYIETNDCI; from the exons aTGCAAATGAAGCAACTCTTCACGATGCAACTCCATCTTCAGCTGCAGCTATGTTTGTTGCTCATCGGCTATGTCGTTGCACAGCCGCACATCATCTTTATTCTGGCGGATGATCTG GGCTTCAATGATGTGGGCTTCCGTGGCTCGGCGCAGATTCCCACGCCCAATATCGATGCATTGGCCTATTCGGGTCTCATACTGAATCGCTACTATGTCAATCCGATTTGCACGCCCTCACGCTCAGCGCTCATGACGGGCAAGTATCCCATACACACAG GCATGCAACATACGGTGCTCTATGCCGCTGAGCCGCGCGGCTTGCCTTTGGATCTTAAAATACTGCCGCAATATCTCAACGATTTGGG CTACACCTCGCATATTGCTGGCAAGTGGCATCTGGGCCATTGGCAGCGTGTTTACACCCCGCTCTATCGTGGCTTTAGCAGTCATGTGGGCTACTGGTCGGGTCACCATGATTACAATGATCACACAGCTGTGGAGCATGGCTACTGGGGACTGGACATGCGCAATGGCACCGAGGTGGCCTACGATCTGCATGGGCAATACAGCACGGATGTGATTACGCAGCATTCGCTGAATGTGATATCCAAGCATAATGCCACCAAAGGTCCGCTATTCCTCTACGTGGCGCATGCGGCGGTGCATTCGGGCAATCCCTACAATCCGCTGCCCGTCAAGGATGACGCTGTGCGTCGTCTGGACACGATCCAACACTATAAACGACGCAAATATGCGG cCTTGGTCACCGCCATGGATGAGTCCGTGGGCAAAATTGTAGAGCAGTTGCGCAAATCTCGCATGTTGGAGACTTCCATAATCGTCTTCTCCACGGACAATGGCGGCCCAGCGGAGGGTTTCAATTCGAACTTTGCCTCCAACTATCCCCTGCGTGGTGTTAAGAACACACTCTGGGAGGGCGGCGTGCGTGGTGCGGCGCTTCTTTGGTCGCCACAGCTGACCAAACGCCCGCGCACAGCAGAGCAGACCATGCACATTGTGGACTGGCTGCCCACGCTGGTGGAAGCGGCGGGCGGTGAGGCAGCGCTCGCAAAGCTGGGCACAGCTAAGCTGGATGGCATAAGCCTGTGGCAGGCGCTGCTCAAGAACGAGACATCTCCGCGCAAGAGCGTGCTGCACAACATAGACGACATCTGGGGCAGCGCCGCACTCAGCGTGGGCGACTGGAAGCTGGTCAAGGGCACCAACTACAATGGCTCCTGGGATGGTTGGTATGGGCCGGCGGGCATGCGTAATCCGCACGACTATGACTGGCAATCGGTAGCGAAGAGTGCCACAGGCCAGGCCATGCAGCAGCTAAAAATGTTGCCCAAAACTGCGGATATGATACGCCTGCGCGAAGCGGCCAACGTCATCTGCAAGGACGCCAACCCAAAGGACGCGCCACATATTGCCTGCAATCCCCTAAGCGAGCCCTGTCTCTTCAATGTGCGCGAGGATCCCTGCGAGCAGCGCAATCAGGCCAAGCA ACATCCCAAGGTGCTGGAGCTCTTGCTgaaggagctgcagctgcttaaTGCGACCGCAGTGCCACCTGCCAATAAGCCCGATGATCCGCGCGCCGATCCACGCCTCTGGAATCATACCTGGACCAATTTCGGTGACTATATTGAAACAAATGactgtatttaa
- the LOC6625523 gene encoding methylglutaconyl-CoA hydratase, mitochondrial has translation MSLLLQRAAKLITRNTLPLKAASRCCYSKDTILGDGSEVLVERLEGSQKGITVLGLNRPAAKNAFSRGLVNTFTDILQEIKRDNGSRVVVLRSLTPGIFCAGADLKERKGMTTEETSEFVTQLRGLLISIEQLPMPVIAALDGAALGGGLEMALACDIRTAATNAKMGLVETRLAIIPGAGGTQRLPRILSPALAKELIFTARVLDGAEAKQLGLVNHVVEQNETKDAAYQQAVKLAEEILPNGPVGVRMAKLAIDKGMQVDLNTGYSIEEVCYAQVIPTKDRLEGLAAFAEKRKPVYKGE, from the exons ATGTCGCTGCTACTGCAACGTGCTGCAAAACTCATAACGCGTAATACGCTGCCCCTGAAAGCTGCAAGCAGATGTTGCTACTCCAAAGACACGATTTTGGGTGACGGCAGCGAAGTGCTAGTGGAGCGCCTGGAAGGCAGCCAGAAGGGCATAACAGTGCTGGGACTAAATAGGCCGGCTGCGAAAAATGCTTTCAGTCGTGGGCTGGTTAACACGTTCACTGATATTCTGCAGGAAATCAAGCGGGACAACGGTTCTAGAGTAGTTGTGCTGCGCAGTCTCACGCCAGGCATCTTTTGTGCAGGGGCAGATTTGAAAGAACGTAAAG gtATGACCACTGAGGAGACCAGCGAATTTGTGACCCAGCTGCGTGGCCTGCTCATTAGCATTGAGCAGCTACCCATGCCTGTAATTGCGGCACTCGACGGCGCTGCCTTGGGCGGCGGCCTAGAAATGGCCCTGGCCTGTGACATACGCACAGCTGCCACGAATGCAAAGATGGGTCTAGTGGAGACGCGACTCGCTATTATACCGGGCGCTGGTGGCACTCAGCGTTTACCCCGCATACTCTCGCCCGCACTGGCCAAGGAGCTGATATTCACAGCTCGTGTACTGGACGGTGCCGAGGCCAAGCAACTGGGTCTGGTCAATCATGTGGTGGAGCAGAATGAAACAAAGGATGCGGCTTATCAGCAGGCTGTCAAGCTGGCCGAAGAAATACTGCCCAACGGACCGGTGGGCGTGCGCATGGCCAAACTGGCCATAGACAAGGGCATGCAGGTGGACCTCAATACAGGCTACTCAATCGAGGAGGTGTGCTATGCACAGGTCATACCCACCAAGGATCGTCTGGAAGGACTGGCGGCTTTTGCCGAGAAACGCAAGCCAGTCTACAAGGGCGAATAG